Part of the Nicotiana sylvestris chromosome 5, ASM39365v2, whole genome shotgun sequence genome is shown below.
tgaatttcgaacccatctgactttccgaaccttgaatacaaaaagttgaaagaacaacatccattgatgacattgcttttcctgacttgactgctgatgttcagaagaccgaagaatcgatgtaccgagggagcctttgtgaatatcaggctttgattccttaaacttccgtcaaaaccagcatatccagctatctcctctaatgtaggagtgagctcgaagtcagagaaacgaaagacattgtgaacagggtcccaaaaagttactaatgccgcaatcagatcatcatggggtttaactttcataatatccgtgagatttcccaaatgcttgatgacccatttttgaccatctgcGCCTAGttcacaccaccacatttgaagctgaaatagaaactcttctgtattcgtggatgggaggttttgtgtggtgctcattttgtatctgaaatttgatttaataaagtcaagactcattttgaaaatatacactaaaaaaatcattttcagttaaaattattttcaagatttaaaactattttgggaatttttcaaactattttcaagattaaatacctttcaagattgaatacctttatttcaagatttaaaactattttttggatttttttttaaaaaacaacccattttattcctcggttctcaccatAATtgcatttaagctggtcaacaagcatgttcgaggcaaatgaatgcacaggtagcaagtaggatgcatcaggatggtctttttatttcgggttcacctgccctagacagacccaacccttgtgttgagtctccaaggtcatatgtacatgatgcaaatagacgttcctactagggatccggtacatggctgagttattctaggtaaaaacctgaggcgtattattctaaacctggcttacccaaacggacagttcgAGCCGAAgcaggggcaacgtaccgggagcacgaaagtctacccggcctagttacttgtcccaacttcgtcctatttggtatgacttttaacagaaaggtgggtcacgcgcacgtgtacaccataaatttagaagactcagaaagaagaagggtttcgcagcaattttatatacacaattcagataatattaaagcggtaaaagcatcatttagcacattaagcatatatcatgtaaaaatcagataataaataaagccaaataataacaattattctaagctcgaattcttaaccctgaaccggtggttctgggtaaatattatccccagcagagtcgccagagctgtcacacctcctttttccgcacccgcgagggtgcaagggagtttttccaattaaaggacaatcgagacgggattggtttatttatttcagagtcgccacttgggagatttagggtgtcccaagtcaccaattttaatcccgaatcgaggaaaagaatgactccatattacagtctgcgtaccagaaatccggataaggaattatgttaacccgggagaaggtgttaggcattcccgagttccgtggttctagcacggtcgctcaactattatattcggcttgattatctgattttatacaaatatgaacttatgtgcaaattttaacttttaaccgcttttgtcgttattattattttacaagaattgcaacgtcgtgaaaacatatctcgaaccacgttacatcaatgcacccgtggttatcgatatatctcgactcggttgagatttggatttgggtcacataaatgtgcacccgaattaaggaaaataaattgttaaaggcgcgcctaaagcaactagcatctcgttattttggggaaggtcgtaaaaattcgttaaacggcacataccgaattctaaataatttaatatatacatacatttagagggccccacagctttgtacatttttgtttgtcgaggctcgtctcattcttattttttaaaaaaatttgcgacgtcatggacacgcatctcgaaccacgtcacaatcaatgtacccgtgattagaaacacatctcgaatccgtcaagatttggatttgggtcacataaatgtgcacccgattttaagaaggtaaaattattaaatacgcgcttaaagaggctatcgcgttattattccgggagggtcgtgagatttgctaaacgacccaccttggggactgaatgcttcaatatatacatttaacgagggccccacaatttgtgcgtttttctttatttttttctaggCTCATCTCGCCCTTATTTTAAatggatatcctatagcaactacgtttcttgtcgcgtttgtctctactaatagaAAACAGAAATAGTCctggttaattacatgcttgtaggcttatttatagcaggattcaaaatgcttttacagaataagtaaACGTCATTACGCACACGGACAGCTGATTGAAcattacgggcccaaatccagctcatgcgggatgggccagacctgggccactgtttgttcgatgcgggcctgcttggtctgttttgacttgggctcgaccttcatgaggttgagattgcaagctttgtgttctttgtcttaacgtgtggtttaccagttatatgagacAATTTATCAGAAGAGAAAGAGCTTAGCTAAtaatgtacagttttcatgcttggcatacattacagaataTACTACACAATTAAACCAAATCTAAGAttcaacctactgcattgggaatacttttatctacTAGCCtgcatatacaaactaacatttaaTTACCCCAcaattgatatctactaggcatgcaAACTATCTTCAGTATCCAAACAACACTGCAAACTATCATGCATTACATGAGGTTTAACATAACAGTCAAAAAAATCTTcagatcttctcttttgtattaaTGCTCAgccttcaagttacattgacaatgTTCTAATCGTGTACTTGGTATAGCcaagcaaaagaagaaagaaatgatcagctgagtagtatgcaacaaacacagcaacagcagatacatagcaacaacacagcaacaacaaccagccaacaatgatgaagctcacgagcagtcgagcaacaaacaaacaatTCCAGAACTAGAGTaatgaaccaacagaaataacagagtattcaatgcagcaacaccagcagttcaacaatcacaagcagctcaatcagggccaacaacagaacttggccaagacaactTGACCAATGTGAACTCTTATGTAGTTTACAGAcaatgtttggttacaatatcctctgaatttatgtttctttctttcagtttttttttccaGCAAAAAAACCTCCCTTTCAAAAAAAAGATTCCCCCTTCTTATAGCCTAAACTCAGCACTTTACAGCCTGTtggacaactcaaaattccccctccctgttgtttttccactcagttattttaaataaccaaactcccatgagatccctgacagcccccttttaacatttattaaactaaaacaggccatgggcagcaagaatataatctgacagcatgtgctgtcagactatttTAATCCGAAAGGGCtctatgcacatgttgtgcacaagtgcacatgccctccaattctaactgcaactaaacaaaatcaatccctttatatttctgattcaaatacatcaattgTAAATAGCTATAGTCGATCTTCAATTTTGATTCAAGCAATGTTCAACGAGACAAATCAAGCTATTACCATTAAAACAGCTAAAACTATTTaacgacatgtatcgaatcgactatactaattataacaggtaataattagtcgttcatataaacaacacatacagggtcccgaatgacttcaaatatcttttgttcaattactgggaacctatatgagttaacttatttgacgattaatctaattgaacATGTTTATCACAGGATACGTTCAAAGCATatacagaaaacaatcgaccaaataaagggtctttgacagagatggaagaaatccgaatgaaaaataacaaaaataacaaacaaacacaacgaaacatgctgacaacttaattagcagttgaataaaacaaaaaggaaaagaaaaacttaccgaaaaatgtccaaacagaattgacccaaatctgactcaactttgaccccttgaggccgaacaaactttaatcagggtgttctcacacgagaacaccttgattaaggtctattagacctcaaaccctgttaagactggccggtttccaaggctattcatgttctagggtttggatcttcagatctggtttttttaggagttgtgggtggattcggaccaaaccaagcctggtttggtcacgagggaggtcaggggagtgtctggtacgaagatggtgaggtttggcataggtcagagttcgactcgaatcttcaaatgaagattcgagacgaaggaaggtgattcgaggctagggggttacagatctatgttcaggagagtgaggtggtcctagggtgttcaggagggggtcatcggcgttcatgccgccgggttctggtgaaagggaaatcagggcggctgctagggtttggggggtttcagtgtttggtgaagaaGATGAGTGAATGGGGGGTTCGGATaaggggcgtggggtgtgagggaaggtttatatacgaAGTAGAGGATTGGATCCGGGCCGTTAGATCATATGATCTCAACGACTTGGATCTgttggtgaggggtgagacgaggtcgtttggcattaaaacggggtcgtttggatttaagtgaggggttgggttggaccggctaaacaggtcgggttacgggtgcggatgtggaccgttggatgggtgtggttgaacggctcagatcagacgcctgatgcggcgtcgtttcgggaggtgcctgggcagctcatgtttggactggacttgtgtgacggtttgggcctatttttgttttatttcttgggcccaaaccgattttcatcacttcttttcttttgttttccctaattttttttttaaaaaaatgaaattaaaataaaaaatgaaattaaaataaacacaatgtaacacttcaatacaattatcacaccaaattaaaatgtttaagtaagttaaatcacaatctagaacgaacgatgcatatatatattttttgaattttctttcaacgaccgaattacggtttgattaccatgacagacataagttctattttgattgataagatcaaatgcaacatggaccgaaccacaaatgactaacagcacatgccacgaaaaattgaaaaaattgtacaacgaagtcatttgtcactatttttgttttcttttggagcgattgtccgtgaagcaaaaatcacgtgcttacagtatcCGTTACCCACATTGGGACCCGACTAATCCGGATTCGCGCCGGGAAGTCCCACATTGGGGGTAAAGCGCTCCCTAACAAAGGCGACTTCATACCCAGgggctcgaactcgagacctctaATTAAGGATAAAGGAGTACTTACCACTCCACCACAATCCTTGTTGGTCCCTTTAAAATTCATTTAACAATGGATCTCGAATCAAATCTTACATAGAGAATATGAAAATCAAAGCCCATTTGATATGACTACGATGATtgcttttttgttttattttatttggaatcctctaaattaaatgaaaaaaaatactaaCAGAAAAGATGAAAGCCAGTTGTCCTTTGAATAAAAGTATCTGATCTCAAATAGGAGTTGGAAGAacaaaaaaatatttggttttgaattgttTCAGTTCTAAGCTAATATTTGAAAGCAACAAATTAAAGAACGAAGCAATTGAAATTTATTTTAGTAGGGGAAAtttttttaaaggcaaaaatattctgtatttgaaaatgaaaaaaaagaacaaaTATATGTAGATGATCAATAGTGGCATCTCCATTTGATTGAATACTACACACCTTGCAGATTGTGGGATAGCAAATTGTAAACATTTTTTTTGACAATTATATAGACTTTGAGTTAAATGGGGAAGAACTTAGTGAAATGAAATCCAATTTTTTGAAAGAGGAAAGTTTTAGTTTCCAAATTTATCGAGAAAATTACTATGGATGGTGGGAGTAGGAACCAATTGATGCTTTGTGACAACTAACAATTGAAGTATTTTAGTCAAAACCAAAAAGTGCAAATACAGACAAGAGGGGCTGAGATGGTCAGTACCTTCTAGGGTTGGTCATTTAGATCGGATATCCGAAAATCGAACCGATCCGCTCAATTTCAGATTTTAAATTTCGGATATTTGGATCGGATTTAGGActgtgtttattaaaatttcgaaTATTCGGATTATTCAGATTGATATAGTTTTAATCCGATCCGGAATCCGAAATTATTAGGGCATATATAAATACTAAACTTTAATTTCGGATAGTCAGTACTTTCTTTACGTcttcctccaagttattacctttataTTTGGtggatttagctatattggcaccatagtactctcataattgcagaaacatgaatttttcttactgtattgcctcttttacaaagaaattaAAATATACATATGATTttgcaactttgaggcataataatccAATTCGAAATTcgaaaatccgatccgatccgatattaattcggatcggattcggattgcatttgGTAAAATTCGAAATCTGAAATCCGAATCCGAaatgtgctaaatccgatccgatcttATCCATGCACGACCCTAATACCTCCATACAACTCCAGGAATCAAAAAAAGATACAGTACGTCCAATAACCATTATGCAAAGCTCCGAGAATATATTCAAGAAAATCAGTTCAACGCCAAATAATCAAATTTTGATAAAAGAGAAACATATATTCCAGTCAAAATATTCTCACGTGATGCACTAACACCCAAAATGGTTTAGTAGAGAGTAGAGGCGGAGCCAAAATTTAAACGGTATGAATTCGTGTTTTTGAATCTTTTAAGTAACTGAGTTTAGAATTAATAATTTGttcatatttaatgaattttttaagagACAAATACATAATTTGGACCAAAATTATTGGGTTCGACCAAACCCGAAATTTCTATTCTGTATTAAAAAGATTTTGAACTCATAATTTCTTGAACTTAGAGCTTGATCCTACAAAAGGGACATACTAAACACCCATATTTTGCAAGATTAAGGTGATCTTAGCCCATGTTTGAGGTCTCTTTTGACACCATCTAATTTTGTTGCAAAAAGCTCCTTAATTTTAAGAGGAATAGTGATCGTTGAACATCAGCAGAGGCGGATAGTAGGTACGGGTTCAACTAAACCCATTACTTTCGGCGCATAtcataaatttatgtgtaaaactTCACTGAAATTATAATAAATAGTAGACATAAACTCATAACTTAAAAAATATAATGGGGTCAATGTTAAAACTCTTAAAAActgaacccataaaatttaaatcccGGATCCGCCTCCGGACATGAGGACATGGAGGTCACACTTTGCTCAGTTGCTTTTGATCCCCAAAGCAACTAAAGGATAACATAATGCTGACCATATCTACCTTTCGCACTTCATAATATATCGTCTGATAAATTTACCAAAAATCACATGTAATTACTTATATAACTTTCAATTCcgctttatttaattaataaGTAGTTAAAAGGTCAAAGCTTTAATTAGCAGACTCGATGCTCAGAGCTTTAAAGATTTGAACGAGAAAAAATACACTACTAAAAGCAGTGGCGGAGCCATCTTACAAAAAGGGGTGACAATCCTTTTTGTTAAAAATACACTGTGTAAGTAGGTAAGAAATtatttatatgcatatatattatatatgtattgactccttttaattttttggtatattttttttatatattttagtaGTCTTAATAACTGACTAAAAGTCACGCATGTCAATGCCTCCACGATGAGTTTTGGTCCTTATATATTAATGGTAGTAATGATAGTATAGAATTAACATACTAAACTCGTTTCCACCTTAATTAAAAGAAATATAAGCATCAGTGAACAGGTACTAAATTATAAAGAGACCAGGCTGACGATCATTAAAATTTAGAATAGAATCTATCATACACGCAATCAACAAAAGGGAAGGACCACCAACTACACCGGTCATATATTATATATACCTTGTTGACTAATATAAAAAGCAGCTGCAACTTGTAAGCAATCTCCAGGAACTTCTACGTCcccaactatatatatatatatatatatatatatatatatatatgaattgaCGTGGATATTATTGTAACCACATCTTGCTTCTAAACCAGTTTAAACAATAACTATAATAACGAATTAGAGGAGAATCATATCGACTACGACAAAAGCTAGTTGTTGGCTTTCCAACATCATTATTCATTAATTTAGCTAGCCTGAAATTTCAGTGATGACTCCGTGATAGGTTATATGTGTATCCttgttatgttttgatgatctaacaaatttACTGTCAAGCACCAGATAAGAAACATGTTACATTCTCAAGACCTTAAGATCAACAAGTCTCCAGTTGGAGACACAGTTTAACTTTTCAGAGTCAAAGGAACAACAGAGGGAACAGATAGTTACCGTTTCCCGAGGAAACTGCACAAGTCAACTGCCCCAATTGTAAAGTTGATGCATGCACACGCTACAGTACAGAAATAGTGTAGCAGCCAACTTTATGAGGAGTGTCTTTTACCTAACTTGCTTACATCATTCTAAGTGATATCACAAATGTATTATTAACATCAAGGAGGGTAAAACAAatcacttgaacacttagagAATTTACTCAAGCACTCTCACGATGATTGATCATCCAGAAAacaattctcaagtgcatcaagaacaaagaacaacactGCTATGGACCCGTTCCCATATCAAGTTAttatatgtccttagttgagttgtaactttgtaagtttttatttgtaattctTACTTAGCTTACTTAGAATCATTGTGTAGGAaatctttgtaaatcataaacctgTGTGTTTGtatcttggctagagttagtcgagttgtaaagtctttgtaataaagttattacaaagtgacttgtaatagagtgttacaagttagtgggagattaagaggttaattcctaggttacataggttgtAATGTaaagttgctcagtagtgaagttaaAATCTTACGAGTGCAGGTCGTGATTTTTTATCCTGTTGAGTTGGaaatttttcacgtaaaattcctcttgtCATTTACTTACTGCAGTGTGCGTAGTTTCTGTGGAAActaatagagaacctggttctttatatagtttggtggacttttaaattctatcaattggtatcagaacaGGTTCTTTCTGTCAGactaacacctagaaaggatcctcatggctgctccgacaaactttgaagaaggtcaatctacctACAGGCCACCAAGGTTCAATGGCCAATATTATTGATGGTGGAAGACTAGGATGCACGACTTCATCATGGCTGAAGATTTCGAGCTTTAGGATGTCATCTGTGATGGACCCTTCGTTCCTACCAAGATTGTTGGTGACCCAACTGTAGCTGTAACTGTTCCTAAAACAAGAAAGGAATTCAACAACGTTGACCGAAAGACCATAGAAaagaattttcgtgcaaagaaaattcttgtttGTGACATTGGTCCTGATGAATGTAATAGGATATCGGCATGCCAATCAGCTAAGGAAATTTGGGAAGCCCTCCAAACAGCTCACGAAGGAACAACACAAGTTAAGCAATCAAATATTGACACGCTTACAACTGAATACGAGCCCTTAAGGATGAAAGACGATGAATCCATTCAAGATATGCATACTCGCTTTACCTCTATCATCAATGAGCTCCACTCTCTTGGGGAAATCATTCCAAGAAACAAGCTTGTCAGAAAAATTCTCAGTGTCTTGCCCAGCTCCTGGGAAAGCAAAGTGAACGTTATCACAGACGCGAAGGACTTGCAGGAGCTAACCATTGATGAGCTTGTCGGTAATCTGAAAACatatgaaatgaagaagaagaagaagaacaacaacaataaaagaaGAGAGCCCAAAAGGGATAAGAACATGGTCCTCAAGATAGACATCAATGATTCAAGTGGTGAGGATGGTGATATGACTTACTTGATAAGAAGATTCCAGAAGATGGTTCGCAGGAATAGAGGCATTCCAAAATGGGGCAGTTCTAGCAAGCCAAAAAATTATGACCTCTGTCATAAATGTGGCAAGCCAGGATGCTTCATCAAGGATTGTCCTCTCCTATAGAAAGATCGGTacaaaaataactttgacaaaGTAACCAAGAGAAAGCCGGTTCCTGATAAATTCTTTAAGAGAAAGAATGTCGCTGACAATATTGTGAAGCAAGCTCTTACTGCATGGGGAGACTCTTCCAgcgaatctgaagaagaaaatAATCATGGTGACAATTCAATGATGGTAGTAGAAAGTGAAGAAACTGAGTATGACTCAATATTTGCCTTGATGGCTcagtctgatgatgatgaagatgacGATGATGATGAGATAAATTTTCtagatgttcagagaaatctaaaaTCTTATTCTCATAAAAAACTCATATTTTTGGCAAATGTGTTAATTGATGCTTATCACAGTCTTATAAATGATAAAGATACTTTAACTATGGAATTATGAGAAGCAGAACAATCTGGAGATGACCTAGGAGTCGTTGTGGTTGATTTAAAGGAAACAATTGAGAATCTGAAGAAAGAGAAGGATGCCTTAGATTAAAAAATTGCAAATATAGAACATGAAAGAGATAATCTAATCGTTGCTATGG
Proteins encoded:
- the LOC104214783 gene encoding uncharacterized protein gives rise to the protein MPPGSGEREIRAAARIVGDPTVAVTVPKTRKEFNNVDRKTIEKNFRAKKILVCDIGPDECNRISACQSAKEIWEALQTAHEGTTQVKQSNIDTLTTEYEPLRMKDDESIQDMHTRFTSIINELHSLGEIIPRNKLVRKILSVLPSSWESKVNVITDAKDLQELTIDELVGNLKTYEMKKKKKNNNNKRREPKRDKNMVLKIDINDSSGEDGDMTYLIRRFQKMKDRYKNNFDKVTKRKPVPDKFFKRKNVADNIVKQALTAWGDSSSESEEENNHGDNSMMVVESEETEYDSIFALMAQSDDDEDDDDDEINFLDVQRNLKSYSHKKLIFLANVLIDAYHSLINDKDTLTMEL